The sequence TCCTGCCCTCTGTGCCCACAGATGGAGTCTGCTCCTCTGCAGGTATGAGGCAGTGCTCCTGGGTAAGGGCCGATGTGGGGCCAGGGCCAGAGGCCTGTGGAGACACCAGGCCAGAGGGAAGAGGGCTCACCTGAGATGTCAGCACTGGAATTCTCGTTGGGCCTCTTCCCTGTCAGAAACTCCACTTCAGGGACAGTCTCAGTGGAGACGGAGCTGGCCATGCCGTTGGGCGCCGTGGGCCTCTTGGCTCGGCGACTGAAGAGCCTGCTGCTGAAGCGCCTGGCGGGGGCGGCCTCACCCCGGGCTGCTTCTCCCATGCCATTTTGGCTGGGTGCCTCTCGGGATTTGGGCTTTAGGTCTCTGTGCGTGTGAGAGACCATCTTGCCATCCTTCCGGCTCAGCTCTCCCAAGGGGATGGGCTCCACAGGGGGCAGCACCTGCTCCACCGTAACCAGGTCTCTCAGGAAGCTCTCCAGGCGCCGGGCCGACTCACCACCGCTGCCACCATCCTCCTGCCCCTCCGGGTTGCCGCCTGCCTCCCGCTGTTGCCGGGCAGCCCAGCGCATCATCTCCCCAGGTGGGTGGCGGCAGCCTGACACCAAGGCGTACTTGGGGTTGATGAGCTTTCGAGCCACAGTGGAGGAGTAGTGGAGGCCAATCCTGCCCGCCAGGCCCAGCTGCCGGTACAAGTCCACCTCCTCGGAGATGGCGTACAGCTCCCGGAACTCTGTGTCAAAGGGCTCCACGTTCTGCCCTGTCAGGAGCAGGAGGAGGTTCCTGTCCACGTAGGAGGAACTCCAGGTGAACCTGGGAACGTGGGGATAGAAAAGCAAGACGCATGTGCCCAGGCCTCTCTcttgccctgcccctgcccccccgccccccgcccctcCGCTGTGGCCAGACCCTTGCCGCAGGTGGAAGGCTCCTTGTGGGCCACACTCTGGACTGGCCTCCCTCCACTCACCAGCAGACTCCCTTTCCCCAGAGTTTGGCCTCAAATGAAGCAAGCAGGCAGTAGGTGCAGGGAAAGAGCATGGGAAGTCAGGCCGGCATTCAAACCTGGTTTATATTCTCGTGTGCCTTGTAAGCTGGGGCTCCCAGGACATATgttcacagggttgttgtgaggcgCAAATGAAGTAACTCATATAAAACATTTAGCTCAGTCCCTGGCacaaacacacatttaaaaaatagtaactgCAGCTGCCACTATTATGAATATTATTCTACTCTGTATTggttcttttctgatttttttaagcaCTTAGTGTCTGCAGAAACCCATACTCTGACCATGTGACAGGACTTACGCTGCTATTCATAGTTTCGTgtgctcaggtctctcttctcgTCACccatattttaatttacttggAGGGCAGATATTACACAGATACAGTCGCTTGTGTTCctggtaaattattttaaaatcagaattctgaggccaggtgtggtggctcacatctgtaatcccagcactttgggaagctgaggtgggtggatcacttaaggtcagaagttcgagaccagcctggccaggtaaaaccctgtctctactaaaaatacaaaatttagctgggcatggtggtaggcgcctgtaatcccagctacttgggaggctgaggcgggagaatcgcttgaatccgggaggcagaagttgctgtgagccgagatcacaccactgcagttcagcctgggccacagagcaagactccatctcacaaaaaaaaaaaaaaaaaaaaaaaaaatctggcgaCATTCCCTGCACACCACATCTTCCCGTTTCTTTCCAGATCTGGTGCATCCCACTTCCTGCTTGTCCTATCTAATAACTAGCCTCAAAATGCAACTGGCTGCAAATGGACCATGAAAAGCAGGCAGTGCATAATGCCTAGGAAGAATTGACCCTCTTTCTAGAATAATCCATCAACCAGGAGGTTTGAGGGAAGGGACCGGGCAGAAAGCTGTCCTTTGCCATTGCGTCAGACGATACCAGTTACAACTCATGATGACGGAGGCTCCAGTCTGGCATCTTCCTGAACACCTACCTGGAATCAAGGCCTCCTTCTTGATTGGGCCCTTCTTTGACCCGGCCCAGCTCACCTGTAAGATCCAGTGGCCACTTTGTCACCATCCACCATCAGGAACCTTGATGACAGGGTCCCCTTGATCCTCCCCATGGGCATATAGAAGCCGACGCCTGTCACAGAGCGGACACGGATGTTCTGTTGGGAAGAGTAGAAGGCACCATCACCTGGGTTGGGCCAGCCTCTGTGCCTGGTCCTTGCTTCTGCAGAGGAAGAGCCCGCTTGTCTATGGACCCTGCCTGCAGGCTCCTGTCTTCACTAGACGCCCTGCTTCCTACAGCCTTCCATAGGGAACCCTCT comes from Macaca mulatta isolate MMU2019108-1 chromosome 10, T2T-MMU8v2.0, whole genome shotgun sequence and encodes:
- the FAM83F gene encoding protein FAM83F, which produces MAESQLNCLDEAHVNEKVTEAQAAFYYCERRRAALEALLGGGEQAYRERLKEQQLRDFLSSPERQALRASWSPYEDAAPAANARGKSKAKAKAPAPAPAESGESLAYWPDRSDTEVPPLDLGWTDTGFYRGVSRVTLFTHPPKDEKAPHLKQVVRQMIQQAQKVIAVVMDLFTDGDIFQDIVDVACKRRVPVYIILDEAGVKYFLEMCQDLQLTDFRIRNIRVRSVTGVGFYMPMGRIKGTLSSRFLMVDGDKVATGSYRFTWSSSYVDRNLLLLLTGQNVEPFDTEFRELYAISEEVDLYRQLGLAGRIGLHYSSTVARKLINPKYALVSGCRHPPGEMMRWAARQQREAGGNPEGQEDGGSGGESARRLESFLRDLVTVEQVLPPVEPIPLGELSRKDGKMVSHTHRDLKPKSREAPSQNGMGEAARGEAAPARRFSSRLFSRRAKRPTAPNGMASSVSTETVPEVEFLTGKRPNENSSADISGKTSPSSAKPSNCVIS